A region of Campylobacter armoricus DNA encodes the following proteins:
- the hemE gene encoding uroporphyrinogen decarboxylase, with protein sequence MIFIDACFKKQTSYTPVWMMRQAGRYLPEYMEVRASAGDFLSLCKDYKKASEVTLQPIDILGVDAAIIFSDILVVPLEMGMDLKFEKGEGPIFTNPINTKKDLEKLDIQKAVKNLSYVYDALSLTRDKLAKDKALIGFCGSPWTIATYMIEGGGSKNYAKCKKLVYQNPEFLHQILSKLTQVLKLYLEEQIKAGANAIQIFDSWASALEKEAFFEFSFNYMLEIANFIKEKYSHIPVILFPKGISAFLDQISGKFDVFGVDWSTPLDLAKEKLGHKYTLQGNMEPCRLYDKNSIENGVKNILKIMKDTPHIFNLGHGILPDIPVENAKYFIKLVQEQSKR encoded by the coding sequence ATGATTTTCATAGATGCATGTTTTAAAAAGCAAACTTCATATACTCCAGTTTGGATGATGCGTCAAGCTGGAAGATATTTACCTGAATATATGGAAGTTAGAGCAAGTGCTGGAGATTTTTTATCGCTTTGTAAAGATTATAAAAAAGCAAGCGAAGTAACTTTGCAGCCTATAGATATTTTAGGTGTTGATGCTGCTATTATATTTTCAGATATTTTAGTCGTTCCTTTGGAGATGGGGATGGACTTGAAATTCGAAAAGGGTGAAGGACCTATATTTACAAACCCTATTAACACAAAAAAGGACTTAGAAAAGTTAGATATACAAAAGGCTGTAAAAAATCTTTCTTATGTGTATGATGCATTATCACTTACTAGAGATAAGCTTGCAAAAGATAAAGCATTGATTGGCTTTTGTGGAAGTCCATGGACAATTGCAACTTATATGATAGAAGGTGGTGGTAGTAAAAATTATGCAAAATGCAAAAAATTAGTTTATCAAAATCCTGAATTTTTACATCAAATTTTAAGTAAATTAACACAGGTATTGAAATTATATTTAGAAGAGCAAATTAAAGCAGGTGCTAATGCCATACAAATTTTTGATAGCTGGGCTAGTGCTTTGGAAAAAGAGGCTTTTTTTGAATTTTCTTTTAATTATATGCTTGAAATTGCTAATTTTATTAAAGAAAAATATTCTCATATTCCTGTGATTTTATTCCCTAAAGGCATAAGTGCTTTTTTAGATCAAATTAGTGGAAAATTTGATGTTTTTGGGGTTGATTGGAGTACGCCTTTGGATTTAGCAAAAGAAAAATTGGGTCATAAATATACTTTGCAAGGTAATATGGAGCCGTGTAGATTATATGATAAAAATTCAATTGAAAATGGTGTAAAAAATATATTAAAAATTATGAAAGATACTCCACATATTTTCAATTTAGGTCATGGTATTTTGCCTGATATTCCTGTAGAAAATGCAAAATACTTCATTAAGTTAGTTCAAGAGCAATCTAAAAGATGA
- a CDS encoding radical SAM protein, which produces MNKIVFGPINSRRFGLSVGIDLSPSQKQCNFDCVYCELKAAKPVKKSLIYPSIVEVIEEVKKFIHTKVEFDFLTLTANGEPSLYPYLKELVQELNKIKKEKKLLILSNGSAVLNSESFDALLDIDVVKFSLDSAIEKTFYRIDRALKDIKINNMIEKMILFSQKFKGDLIIEVLIVKGLNDTQEEILALNDVLGKIKPLRVDFGTIDRPPAYPVKGVSLSKLQELSTYINSVPIVIAKHNYTNKKMDFTTKELLKILQLRAQSEFDINNNFTQTSKDNLQYLLKENKIIVENLAGVKFYKKV; this is translated from the coding sequence ATGAACAAAATTGTTTTTGGTCCTATAAATTCAAGGAGATTTGGACTTTCTGTTGGTATTGATTTAAGTCCTAGCCAAAAACAATGTAATTTTGACTGCGTATATTGTGAATTAAAAGCAGCAAAACCTGTAAAAAAATCTTTGATATATCCTAGTATTGTAGAAGTTATAGAAGAGGTTAAAAAATTTATACATACAAAAGTTGAATTTGATTTTTTAACATTAACTGCTAATGGTGAACCTAGTTTATATCCTTATTTGAAAGAATTAGTCCAAGAACTTAATAAAATCAAAAAAGAAAAAAAGCTTTTAATATTAAGTAATGGTAGTGCTGTGTTAAATTCTGAAAGTTTTGATGCACTACTTGATATAGATGTGGTTAAATTTAGTCTTGATAGTGCAATCGAAAAGACATTTTATCGTATTGATAGAGCTTTAAAAGATATTAAAATAAACAATATGATTGAAAAAATGATACTCTTTAGTCAAAAATTTAAAGGTGATTTGATAATTGAAGTTTTGATTGTGAAAGGTTTAAATGATACTCAAGAAGAAATACTTGCTTTAAATGATGTTTTGGGAAAAATAAAACCATTGAGAGTTGATTTTGGTACAATAGATAGACCTCCTGCTTATCCTGTAAAAGGTGTATCTTTATCAAAGCTTCAAGAATTAAGTACTTATATCAATAGCGTTCCTATTGTAATAGCAAAGCATAATTATACAAATAAAAAAATGGATTTTACAACAAAAGAGCTTTTAAAAATATTACAACTAAGAGCTCAAAGTGAATTTGATATTAATAACAATTTTACACAGACAAGCAAAGATAATCTTCAATATTTATTAAAAGAAAATAAAATAATAGTAGAAAATCTTGCTGGAGTGAAATTTTATAAAAAAGTATAA
- a CDS encoding tetratricopeptide repeat protein has protein sequence MAEEVTLKEQDNQEENKNFSNFDENPGVEEQFIPPGIIPPELEEESTFQRVEEESQQASQEDKKKLFDKKFIIIISILGGLALILLIVLILLIVFKKDNSITTNNNPSLDDNTSVSITQVKHSALDLVVQKANLLYEKGDIESALKLYNNINIFNQSLSSYNLGVAQMKKKDYASAIENFKQSLELGEHKVAAAINLAVCYFNLGDKNKFDYYLELAKVYLPQDSKSSLYDYYLGLINYYQGFYPEALQMLIRTNNIENYQGESYYLGAKIYALLNSEKKAVDFLLKQEEYEASLPLGLLYAKLGDYPKAKEYLEKASKIDSQTQRSKIALALVELKTNQYDNGAQILKTLFVKDKDIGSKYYGIKTILKKDISSIDIAQQNFAKRLITGKQQIYDLLFYFSPYRVFDVRQSMELITKADLGNFIQGYEYENELLVKSKALSGVNVKLSHAINLAFNFHLREANQEFKNLSEIYHAHDVIHYNLALTYAQLQDYNNAYKYFSTAYHLNPKNYIAGIFAIFCMDLAKKDYTKLANELLENLQADGTIDQNHNIYKYLLYLTKNDFIATIPYLDNLPNTNHNSPLELMFVIIAANGNNLDELRNQKIKELKELLKTDIISNILYFNSKNMNLDVKSYAKQAQIYFLNTKLNYDSLFGGAGIVKDSYITLMQITGLLNHVRNDIKKRLSTSNKNSIGLVFALAYVDIFAKEYQEAYTLYNILIDDYKIKDAQTLFLAAVAAIGSNNPNSAIALLELARLENEETLEARLALGLLYHEVQNLEPAIFQYEKVGNNFKSKFFTFDVKN, from the coding sequence ATGGCTGAAGAAGTTACACTTAAAGAACAAGATAACCAAGAAGAAAATAAAAATTTTTCAAATTTTGATGAAAATCCAGGAGTTGAAGAACAATTTATACCTCCTGGAATCATACCCCCAGAACTAGAAGAAGAAAGCACTTTTCAAAGAGTAGAAGAAGAATCTCAACAAGCTTCACAAGAAGACAAAAAAAAATTATTTGATAAAAAATTTATTATTATAATATCTATTCTTGGGGGTCTTGCTTTAATACTACTTATAGTGCTTATTTTGCTTATAGTGTTTAAAAAAGATAATTCTATAACTACAAACAACAACCCATCTTTAGATGATAACACAAGTGTTAGTATTACACAAGTAAAACATTCAGCACTTGACCTAGTTGTACAAAAAGCAAATTTATTATATGAAAAAGGCGATATAGAAAGCGCCCTAAAACTTTATAATAATATTAATATTTTTAATCAATCTTTATCAAGTTATAACCTTGGCGTGGCACAAATGAAAAAAAAAGATTATGCTAGTGCTATAGAAAATTTTAAGCAATCATTAGAGCTGGGAGAACACAAAGTAGCAGCTGCTATCAATTTAGCGGTATGTTATTTTAATCTTGGAGATAAAAATAAATTTGATTACTACCTTGAATTAGCTAAAGTGTATTTACCACAAGACTCTAAGTCTTCTTTATATGATTATTATCTAGGTTTAATCAATTATTATCAAGGATTTTATCCAGAAGCTTTACAAATGCTTATACGAACAAATAATATCGAAAACTACCAAGGAGAGTCTTATTACCTTGGGGCAAAAATTTATGCTTTACTAAATTCTGAAAAAAAAGCAGTTGATTTCTTGTTAAAACAAGAAGAATACGAGGCTAGCTTACCATTAGGTTTATTATATGCTAAATTAGGAGACTATCCAAAAGCTAAAGAGTATCTTGAAAAAGCTTCTAAAATAGATTCTCAAACACAAAGGAGCAAAATAGCTTTAGCCTTGGTTGAACTAAAAACAAATCAATATGATAATGGGGCACAAATTTTAAAAACTTTATTTGTAAAAGACAAAGATATAGGTTCAAAATACTATGGAATAAAAACCATATTAAAAAAAGATATTTCAAGTATTGATATAGCTCAACAAAATTTTGCTAAAAGACTAATTACTGGAAAACAACAAATTTATGATTTATTATTTTATTTTTCACCATATCGTGTATTTGATGTTAGACAAAGTATGGAACTTATCACTAAAGCTGATTTGGGAAATTTTATACAAGGCTATGAATACGAAAATGAACTATTAGTTAAAAGCAAAGCCTTATCCGGTGTGAATGTAAAATTATCACATGCTATCAATTTAGCTTTCAATTTTCATTTAAGAGAAGCAAATCAAGAATTTAAAAATTTAAGCGAAATATACCATGCACATGATGTCATCCACTACAACCTCGCCCTAACCTATGCACAATTACAAGATTACAATAATGCTTATAAATATTTTTCAACAGCTTATCATTTAAATCCTAAAAATTATATAGCAGGAATTTTTGCAATATTTTGCATGGACTTAGCTAAAAAAGATTATACAAAACTAGCAAATGAACTCTTAGAAAATCTTCAAGCAGATGGCACCATTGATCAAAATCATAATATTTACAAATATTTATTATATTTAACAAAAAATGATTTTATAGCCACAATTCCTTATTTGGATAATCTACCAAACACTAATCACAACTCTCCACTAGAATTAATGTTTGTCATTATTGCAGCAAATGGAAACAATCTAGATGAACTTAGAAACCAAAAGATTAAAGAATTAAAAGAATTATTAAAAACTGATATTATCAGCAATATTTTGTATTTTAATTCTAAAAATATGAATTTAGATGTTAAATCCTATGCCAAACAAGCACAAATATATTTTTTAAACACCAAACTTAATTATGATTCCTTATTTGGTGGAGCTGGTATAGTTAAAGATAGTTATATTACACTTATGCAAATTACAGGCTTGCTTAATCATGTTAGAAATGATATTAAAAAAAGGCTTTCAACAAGCAATAAAAATTCTATAGGATTAGTCTTTGCTCTTGCCTATGTTGATATTTTTGCAAAAGAATACCAAGAAGCCTATACACTTTACAATATATTAATAGATGATTACAAAATCAAAGATGCACAAACATTATTTTTAGCCGCAGTTGCTGCTATAGGTTCAAACAATCCAAATTCAGCTATAGCCTTACTTGAGCTTGCAAGATTAGAAAATGAAGAAACTTTGGAAGCTAGGCTGGCTTTAGGATTGCTATACCATGAAGTGCAAAATTTAGAACCTGCTATATTTCAATATGAAAAAGTAGGAAACAATTTTAAAAGCAAATTTTTCACTTTTGATGTTAAAAATTAG
- the serS gene encoding serine--tRNA ligase produces MLDLKLLQNNFDEITQKLKTKKVDENLLKELSDLFVNLKKEKALLEEFQAFQNKFSKELASANDKESLKIQLSQNKEKINTQSKIVTNLEEKLEEIAIAIPNIPDDCVPIGENEDENVELKKVLTPPSFDFEIKEHHDLGENLNWLDFTRGVKISQSRFCVLKDDGALLSRALVNYMIDFNRSRGFKLVNVPFLVNSATMYGTGQLPKFKDDMYKVENEDLYLISTSEIPVTNLYSNEILTQEELPLKMTCYSACFRQEAGSAGRDTRGIIRQHQFEKVELVSICEPKQSELMFEEMLNCASDLLSSLGLAHRHLMLCTGDLGFSAAKTIDLEVWIPSQNKYREISSVSNCKDFQARRAKIRFKNDKGKNELVHTLNGSSLAVGRTLVAIMENYQEKDGNIRIPDVLRKYF; encoded by the coding sequence ATGTTAGATTTAAAACTTTTACAAAATAATTTTGATGAAATTACACAAAAATTAAAAACTAAAAAAGTTGATGAAAATTTACTCAAAGAGCTTAGTGATTTATTTGTAAATTTAAAAAAAGAAAAAGCACTTTTAGAAGAATTTCAAGCCTTCCAAAATAAATTTAGCAAAGAGCTTGCTAGTGCCAATGATAAAGAAAGTTTGAAAATTCAGCTAAGTCAAAACAAAGAAAAAATCAATACTCAATCAAAAATAGTCACCAATCTTGAAGAAAAACTTGAAGAAATTGCAATCGCTATTCCAAATATACCTGATGATTGTGTGCCTATTGGAGAGAACGAAGATGAAAATGTGGAATTAAAAAAAGTTCTAACTCCACCTAGTTTTGATTTTGAGATCAAAGAACATCATGATTTGGGTGAGAATTTAAATTGGCTAGATTTTACAAGAGGGGTTAAAATCTCACAAAGTCGCTTCTGCGTACTTAAAGACGATGGCGCCTTATTAAGTCGTGCTTTAGTAAATTATATGATAGATTTTAATAGAAGTAGAGGCTTTAAACTAGTGAATGTGCCATTTTTGGTAAATAGTGCAACTATGTATGGCACAGGACAACTTCCTAAATTTAAAGATGATATGTATAAAGTAGAAAATGAAGATTTATATCTCATTTCAACTTCTGAAATTCCTGTTACAAACCTTTATTCTAATGAGATTTTAACTCAAGAAGAATTGCCTTTAAAAATGACTTGTTATAGTGCTTGTTTTAGACAAGAAGCAGGAAGTGCTGGTCGGGATACTAGAGGAATTATAAGACAACACCAGTTTGAAAAAGTAGAGCTTGTCAGTATATGCGAACCCAAACAAAGCGAATTAATGTTTGAGGAAATGTTAAATTGCGCTAGTGATTTATTAAGTTCTTTGGGATTAGCCCATAGACATTTAATGCTTTGTACTGGAGATTTAGGATTTTCTGCTGCAAAAACAATAGATTTGGAGGTTTGGATTCCATCTCAAAATAAATATCGCGAAATTAGCTCCGTATCAAATTGCAAAGATTTTCAAGCAAGACGCGCAAAAATTCGTTTTAAAAATGATAAAGGTAAGAATGAATTAGTTCATACGCTAAATGGATCTTCATTAGCAGTTGGCAGAACTTTAGTAGCTATTATGGAAAATTATCAAGAAAAAGATGGAAACATAAGAATTCCTGATGTACTAAGAAAATACTTTTAA
- the trpS gene encoding tryptophan--tRNA ligase has translation MRVITGLQPSGDLHIGNYFGSIKQMLNMQEENQMYLFIANYHAMTSSFDGEKLRQNSLKAAAAFLSLGIDPQKSVFWLQSDVKEVMELYWILSQFTPMGLLERAHSYKDKIAKGLNANHGLFSYPVLMAADILLFNAQVVPVGKDQIQHVEIARDIALKVNNEWGEIFTLPQAKVNDEVAVVPGTDGAKMSKSYQNTIDIFNTPKNIKKQISSIITDSTALEDPKDWQNCNVFKIAKLFLNKEEQEALKSRYKKGSEGYGHFKMYLNEVIGEYFAPAKDKYEKLLANPSKIEEILEYGAKNAKKQARETMEKIYAKIGL, from the coding sequence ATGAGAGTTATTACAGGATTGCAACCAAGTGGAGATTTACATATAGGAAATTATTTTGGCTCTATAAAACAAATGCTAAATATGCAAGAAGAAAATCAAATGTATTTATTTATAGCAAATTATCATGCTATGACTTCAAGTTTTGATGGAGAAAAACTCAGACAAAATTCGCTTAAAGCTGCGGCAGCTTTTTTAAGCTTAGGAATTGATCCACAAAAAAGTGTATTTTGGCTACAAAGTGATGTGAAAGAAGTGATGGAGCTTTACTGGATTCTCTCTCAATTTACACCTATGGGACTTTTAGAAAGAGCGCATAGCTATAAAGATAAAATAGCAAAAGGTTTAAATGCCAATCATGGACTTTTTTCTTATCCTGTTTTAATGGCTGCGGATATCTTACTTTTTAATGCTCAAGTAGTTCCTGTAGGCAAAGATCAAATTCAGCATGTTGAAATTGCAAGAGATATAGCCTTAAAAGTAAATAATGAATGGGGTGAAATTTTCACCCTACCTCAAGCTAAAGTTAATGATGAAGTTGCGGTGGTACCTGGTACCGATGGAGCTAAAATGAGTAAATCGTATCAAAATACTATAGACATTTTCAATACTCCAAAAAATATTAAAAAACAAATTTCTTCCATCATTACAGATAGCACAGCCTTAGAAGATCCAAAAGATTGGCAAAATTGTAATGTATTTAAAATTGCAAAACTTTTTTTAAACAAAGAAGAACAAGAGGCTTTAAAAAGTCGTTATAAAAAAGGTAGTGAAGGCTATGGACATTTTAAAATGTATTTAAATGAAGTTATTGGTGAATATTTTGCTCCAGCTAAAGATAAATATGAGAAATTATTAGCTAATCCATCAAAAATTGAAGAAATATTAGAATATGGAGCAAAAAATGCAAAAAAACAAGCCAGAGAAACAATGGAAAAAATTTATGCTAAAATAGGATTATAA
- a CDS encoding shikimate kinase → MNKKDNLLFVGFMGCGKTTIARSYAKKNDKIFLDTDALIKEKFNLEINEIFKLYGEKVFRNEEKKLISFLTNIQNCSIASGGGFIEQKKLKNIGIIVYLKASFDYLLQRLNKEELSTRPLLANINNAKKLFEQRIQKYEKKANIIIDVENKSIQEIIKEIKKEVK, encoded by the coding sequence ATGAACAAGAAGGATAATCTCCTTTTTGTTGGATTTATGGGCTGTGGTAAAACTACTATAGCAAGATCTTATGCAAAAAAAAATGATAAAATCTTTTTAGATACAGATGCTCTAATTAAAGAAAAATTTAATCTTGAAATTAATGAAATTTTTAAATTATATGGAGAAAAAGTATTTCGTAATGAGGAAAAAAAGCTTATTTCATTTTTAACTAATATACAAAATTGCTCTATTGCAAGCGGCGGTGGCTTTATAGAGCAAAAAAAGTTAAAAAATATTGGTATTATCGTGTATTTAAAAGCCAGTTTTGATTATCTCTTACAAAGACTAAACAAAGAAGAATTATCTACTAGACCCTTATTAGCAAATATAAATAATGCTAAAAAGTTATTTGAGCAAAGAATTCAAAAATATGAAAAAAAAGCAAATATAATTATTGATGTTGAAAATAAAAGCATTCAAGAGATAATAAAAGAAATTAAAAAAGAGGTAAAATGA
- the der gene encoding ribosome biogenesis GTPase Der, whose amino-acid sequence MQSIILIGKPNVGKSSLFNRLARKRIAITSDISGTTRDTNKIEVEIDGKKALLIDSGGLDESNELFKNVKANSLKAAKNSDIIFYMVDGKFLPDDEDKAFFYEMKKLNKPIALIINKIDNKKDEERSWEFSNFGVKEVFNISVTHNIGIDELCMWASKFLNENFLNADEEEDFESYLENFDENSGDFKLKAINENHIKVGIIGRVNVGKSSLLNALVKEERSVVSDIAGTTIDPVNESIIHKDKIIEFVDTAGIRKRGKIQGLERYALNRTEYALANAQIALLVLDAAEGFNELDERIAGLAAKYYLGVIIVLNKWDKSELDFDKTIKELKLDRFKFLAYAPIISVSALSGKRIHVLLDKILEVFANFTQKISTAKLNTLVEEATKAHPLPHDYGKLVKIYYAVQYDLAPPKIALIMNRPKALHFSYKRYLQNQIRKHFNFEGVPLVLASRKKGSKDEQEG is encoded by the coding sequence ATGCAAAGTATTATTTTGATAGGAAAGCCAAATGTTGGAAAATCAAGTCTTTTTAATAGACTTGCAAGAAAGCGTATAGCTATAACTAGTGATATAAGTGGAACTACAAGAGATACTAACAAAATAGAAGTAGAAATTGATGGTAAAAAAGCCTTATTGATAGATAGTGGTGGGCTTGATGAGAGTAATGAACTTTTTAAAAATGTCAAAGCAAATTCACTTAAGGCTGCTAAAAATAGTGATATTATTTTTTATATGGTAGATGGAAAATTTTTGCCAGATGATGAAGATAAAGCTTTTTTTTATGAAATGAAAAAACTTAACAAACCTATAGCTTTGATAATTAATAAAATAGACAATAAAAAAGATGAAGAAAGATCTTGGGAATTTTCGAATTTTGGCGTAAAAGAAGTTTTTAATATTTCAGTTACACATAATATAGGCATTGATGAGCTTTGTATGTGGGCTAGTAAATTTTTAAATGAAAATTTTTTAAATGCGGACGAGGAAGAAGATTTTGAAAGCTATTTGGAAAATTTTGATGAAAATAGTGGGGATTTTAAATTAAAAGCCATCAATGAAAATCATATTAAAGTAGGGATTATTGGTAGAGTAAATGTAGGAAAATCAAGTCTTTTAAATGCTTTAGTCAAAGAAGAACGCTCTGTAGTAAGCGATATAGCAGGAACAACGATTGATCCTGTTAATGAAAGCATTATACACAAAGATAAAATCATCGAATTTGTAGATACTGCAGGTATTAGAAAACGCGGTAAAATACAAGGTTTAGAGCGCTACGCACTAAATAGAACTGAATATGCCCTAGCTAATGCCCAAATTGCACTTTTAGTTTTGGATGCAGCTGAAGGTTTTAATGAATTAGATGAGCGTATAGCAGGACTTGCTGCTAAATATTATTTAGGTGTAATTATCGTTTTAAATAAATGGGACAAAAGCGAACTTGATTTTGATAAAACTATAAAAGAATTAAAACTAGATCGTTTTAAATTCTTAGCTTATGCACCTATAATAAGTGTTAGTGCATTAAGCGGTAAAAGAATACATGTACTTTTGGATAAAATTTTAGAAGTTTTTGCAAATTTCACACAAAAAATTTCAACCGCAAAATTAAATACTTTAGTAGAAGAAGCCACCAAAGCACATCCTTTACCACATGATTATGGTAAATTAGTGAAAATTTATTATGCAGTTCAATATGATTTAGCACCGCCAAAAATAGCTTTGATTATGAATAGACCAAAAGCCTTACACTTTAGTTATAAGCGTTATTTGCAAAATCAAATTAGAAAACATTTTAATTTTGAAGGTGTACCTTTGGTTTTAGCTTCAAGAAAAAAAGGTAGTAAAGATGAACAAGAAGGATAA
- a CDS encoding DMT family transporter, which translates to MLRIIKKNLGIYFMIIASIEFALVGACAKILSEEISSIEIMFFRNIIGTAFMLYALSKLNFHKSGGHLGLLIFRGVIGTIALYLFFYNVANISLGGAFAFQKTAPIFIALIAFFFFKESLGLKACFGILVAFIGVLLICQPFADSTMHSGFDLKNSILGILSGFCAALALTSVRELRKSYPAPFIALSFVLIGTLMPLISMIIGSFYDIKELDFLIAPFIMPSFRAWIFIILMGIFGAMYQIHVTKAYGVAKKAGVVAGVSYIDVVFTLFLGILLGDEFPSFMVFIGIFSIILGGIVLVSKQGKGKKNEK; encoded by the coding sequence ATGTTAAGAATAATTAAGAAGAATTTAGGTATATATTTTATGATTATTGCTTCGATAGAATTTGCACTTGTAGGTGCTTGTGCGAAAATTCTAAGCGAGGAAATTTCATCTATTGAAATTATGTTTTTTAGAAATATCATAGGCACTGCTTTTATGCTTTATGCTCTTTCAAAATTAAATTTTCACAAAAGCGGTGGGCATTTAGGTTTGCTTATATTTAGGGGTGTTATAGGGACAATTGCTTTATATCTTTTCTTTTATAATGTTGCTAATATTTCTTTAGGAGGTGCTTTTGCTTTTCAAAAAACTGCACCTATTTTTATAGCTTTGATTGCTTTTTTCTTTTTTAAAGAAAGTTTGGGTTTGAAGGCCTGTTTTGGTATTTTGGTCGCTTTTATAGGAGTGTTATTGATTTGTCAGCCTTTTGCAGATAGCACTATGCACTCAGGGTTTGATTTAAAAAATAGTATTTTAGGAATTTTAAGTGGATTTTGTGCAGCATTGGCACTAACCAGCGTAAGAGAGCTTAGAAAATCATATCCTGCTCCTTTTATAGCTTTATCTTTTGTTTTAATTGGCACCCTTATGCCTTTAATATCTATGATTATAGGTTCTTTTTATGATATAAAAGAGCTTGACTTTTTAATCGCTCCTTTTATTATGCCTAGTTTTAGAGCTTGGATTTTTATTATTTTAATGGGAATTTTTGGTGCAATGTATCAAATTCATGTTACTAAAGCTTATGGGGTTGCGAAAAAAGCAGGTGTTGTGGCAGGGGTTAGCTATATAGATGTTGTTTTTACTTTATTTTTAGGTATATTATTAGGAGATGAATTTCCTAGTTTTATGGTTTTTATAGGAATTTTTAGCATTATTTTAGGAGGGATTGTTTTGGTTAGCAAGCAAGGTAAAGGGAAGAAAAATGAAAAATAA
- a CDS encoding uracil-xanthine permease family protein — MKNKIDLIYGLEDRPPFSRAFFAALVHLMAMFVAVITPALLICKGLGIDDGNTARIICMSLFASGVASLLQIKTWGPIGSGLLSIQGTSFNFVAPIILGGLVLKNNGLSQEAMLGAIFGTLMLCSTTEMIISQILPFIRRVVSPLVSGIVVMIIGLSLINVGLVSVGGGFSAKASGEFGSLQNLLLAGVVILSIIVLNRFDNAYIRISSLFIAMIIGLLVAMTFENFSFNFNENLPLVFLPVPLHYGLSIDYNLILPLILVFMVTSLETIGDISATSEVSNQPVKGELYAKRLKGGVLANGFNSFVSAFFNTFPNSCFGQNNGVIALTGVASRYVGFIVAFMLMILGLFPIVADITLQIPEPILGGATLVMFGTIAATGVRIISKENLNRRSIIIIAMSLGIGLGVSNNPDILEFMPMWFKTLFSSGIAAGGITAIILNFVFPLEENEKNKVK, encoded by the coding sequence ATGAAAAATAAAATAGATTTAATATATGGCTTAGAAGATAGACCGCCTTTTTCTAGAGCATTTTTTGCCGCATTAGTGCATTTAATGGCTATGTTTGTAGCTGTGATAACACCTGCGTTGCTAATTTGTAAAGGTTTGGGTATAGATGATGGCAACACAGCTAGAATTATTTGTATGTCGCTTTTTGCTTCAGGGGTTGCTTCGCTTTTGCAGATTAAAACTTGGGGACCTATAGGGAGTGGGCTTTTGTCCATTCAAGGAACTAGTTTTAACTTTGTTGCACCTATTATTTTAGGTGGACTTGTTTTAAAAAATAATGGCTTATCTCAAGAAGCTATGCTTGGAGCTATTTTTGGAACTTTAATGCTTTGTTCTACTACCGAAATGATTATCTCTCAAATTTTACCATTCATTAGAAGAGTAGTATCACCTTTGGTTTCTGGTATAGTAGTGATGATTATAGGGCTTAGTTTGATTAATGTTGGTCTTGTAAGTGTTGGTGGCGGGTTTAGTGCTAAAGCAAGTGGTGAGTTTGGTTCTTTACAAAATTTATTATTAGCAGGAGTTGTGATATTAAGTATTATTGTTTTAAATCGTTTTGATAATGCTTATATAAGAATTTCTTCTTTGTTTATAGCTATGATTATAGGGCTTTTAGTAGCTATGACTTTTGAAAATTTTAGCTTTAATTTTAATGAAAATTTGCCTTTAGTGTTTTTACCTGTTCCCTTGCATTATGGCTTGAGTATTGATTATAATCTAATTTTGCCTTTGATTTTAGTTTTTATGGTAACTTCTTTAGAGACCATTGGCGATATCAGTGCTACCAGTGAAGTTTCAAATCAACCGGTTAAAGGTGAGCTTTATGCGAAAAGATTAAAAGGCGGGGTTTTGGCTAATGGTTTTAATTCTTTTGTTTCAGCCTTTTTTAACACTTTCCCAAATTCATGTTTTGGACAAAATAATGGTGTTATAGCATTAACAGGTGTTGCAAGTCGTTATGTAGGATTTATTGTGGCTTTTATGTTGATGATTTTGGGTTTGTTTCCTATTGTAGCAGATATTACTTTGCAAATTCCAGAGCCTATTTTAGGAGGAGCAACTTTAGTGATGTTTGGAACTATAGCAGCAACTGGAGTTAGGATTATCTCTAAAGAAAACTTAAATCGCCGTTCTATTATCATCATAGCTATGAGTTTAGGTATAGGACTTGGAGTTTCTAATAATCCTGATATTTTAGAATTTATGCCAATGTGGTTTAAAACTTTATTTTCTTCAGGGATTGCAGCAGGCGGGATTACAGCTATTATTTTAAATTTTGTTTTCCCCCTTGAAGAAAATGAAAAAAATAAAGTAAAATAA